From Natronincola ferrireducens, the proteins below share one genomic window:
- a CDS encoding ABC transporter ATP-binding protein, with protein sequence MFKKFISYYRPHLSLFMLDFGCAFIMAGMDLVFPFVVLKMINDVFHVGNLQIIIWVGVGMLLLYIVRSILQYIVDYWGHVLGARMEYDMRRDLFQHLHRLSFNYFDNTKTGQIMSRLVNDLNEITELAHHGPEDFFIATVTLTGAFIIMMTIHWPLTLITFSLLPIVLIFTTIKNKKMQQAFRNLRVKLGEINAQVEDSISGVRVVKSFTNESYEAKKFKIGNETFRLSKENTFKVMAEFFAGVNFFSNIIHLVVLVFGGIFIYQGNMQTGDLVGFLLYVSMFLQPMRKLTILVENYQKGMAGFHRFYETLQLMPEIVDEPRAIDIDDVKGQITFNNVTFSYNNKENVLTNINFTISPGETVAIVGPSGGGKTTLCSLIPRFYEIDSGEIKIDNKDIKEITQKSLRQNIGIVQQDVFLFSGTVRENIAYGNIHATDEEIQAAAKKANAHEFIMNLEDGYDTYIGQRGVKLSGGQKQRLSIARIFLKNPPILILDEATSALDNETEKVIQESLQHLSENRTTLVIAHRLATIKHANRIMVLTDEGIVEEGNHEELLKKNGAYARLYKAQFQELNFDVA encoded by the coding sequence ATGTTTAAAAAATTTATCAGTTATTATCGACCCCATCTTTCCCTCTTTATGTTGGATTTTGGTTGCGCCTTTATTATGGCCGGTATGGATTTGGTCTTTCCCTTTGTTGTACTTAAAATGATTAATGATGTATTTCATGTGGGAAACCTTCAAATAATTATATGGGTAGGAGTAGGGATGCTCTTATTATATATCGTCAGAAGTATCCTTCAATATATTGTAGATTACTGGGGCCACGTTTTAGGAGCAAGAATGGAATACGATATGCGGAGGGACTTATTTCAGCATTTACATAGACTTTCCTTCAATTATTTTGACAATACAAAAACTGGTCAAATCATGTCTAGATTAGTAAATGATTTAAATGAAATTACAGAATTGGCCCATCATGGTCCAGAGGATTTTTTTATTGCAACTGTAACATTAACAGGGGCCTTCATCATTATGATGACGATTCACTGGCCCTTGACCTTAATCACCTTTTCCCTCCTGCCAATTGTTTTGATTTTTACTACAATTAAAAACAAAAAAATGCAGCAGGCTTTTAGAAACCTCCGGGTAAAGCTAGGGGAAATTAATGCCCAAGTGGAGGATAGTATATCTGGGGTTAGGGTGGTAAAGTCCTTTACCAACGAATCCTATGAAGCAAAAAAGTTTAAAATAGGAAATGAAACCTTTAGACTGTCTAAAGAAAATACCTTTAAGGTAATGGCAGAATTCTTTGCCGGCGTTAACTTTTTTTCTAATATTATACATTTGGTGGTATTAGTATTTGGGGGAATCTTCATTTATCAAGGAAACATGCAGACAGGAGATTTAGTAGGATTTCTCTTATATGTTTCCATGTTTTTACAACCAATGAGGAAGCTAACTATTTTGGTGGAGAATTATCAAAAAGGTATGGCAGGCTTTCACCGCTTTTATGAAACCCTCCAGTTGATGCCAGAAATCGTCGATGAGCCTAGGGCAATAGATATTGATGATGTAAAAGGTCAAATCACCTTTAATAATGTAACCTTTAGCTATAACAACAAAGAAAATGTTTTAACAAATATTAATTTCACCATATCTCCAGGAGAAACTGTGGCAATTGTAGGACCATCTGGTGGAGGTAAAACCACCCTTTGTAGTCTTATCCCGAGATTTTACGAGATAGATAGTGGAGAGATTAAAATTGATAACAAAGATATTAAAGAGATTACACAAAAATCCCTCCGTCAAAATATTGGTATTGTACAGCAGGATGTATTTCTATTCTCTGGCACTGTTAGAGAAAATATTGCCTATGGTAACATCCATGCTACAGATGAGGAAATACAAGCTGCCGCTAAAAAAGCTAATGCCCATGAATTTATTATGAACTTAGAAGATGGTTACGATACCTATATAGGCCAAAGAGGTGTGAAGCTATCGGGAGGACAAAAACAAAGACTTTCTATTGCAAGGATTTTCTTAAAGAATCCTCCTATTTTAATACTTGATGAAGCTACATCAGCCCTGGATAATGAAACCGAAAAGGTAATTCAAGAATCCCTCCAACATCTTTCAGAAAATAGAACAACTTTAGTTATTGCCCACCGTCTAGCTACCATTAAGCATGCTAATAGGATTATGGTTTTGACAGATGAAGGAATAGTCGAAGAGGGAAATCATGAAGAACTATTGAAAAAAAATGGTGCTTATGCAAGGCTGTATAAGGCACAGTTTCAGGAATTGAACTTTGATGTTGCTTAG